The Syntrophales bacterium DNA segment TTCCTTACGCCGATTGGCACCGGTAAATGCCCCTTTCTCGTGACCGAAAAATTCTGATTCAAGCAGTGTTTCAGTGATGGCGGCACAATTGATCTTCACAAAGGGGCCTTCTTTTCGAGGGCTGTTAAAGTGAATTGACCCTGCAATCAGTTCTTTTCCTGTTCCTGACTCGCCTGTGATCAGAACAGTCGCATCAGATGGAGCTACCTGGGCCACTGTTTCCATGAGCTTTGCCATGGCGTCACTGCGGCCAATGATATTTTGTCTGTCAAACTGGGAGCTCAAACTTTCCCGAAGGAGGCGATTTTCCTCGCTTAACTGTCTGTGATCCATGGCCCGTTCCATGGTGAACCGTAGTTCATCGAAATTGAGAGGTTTGGTGAGGTAGTCATAAGCCCCATTTTTCAGCGCTTCCACCGCGGATTCAACCGATGAATAGGCGGTCATAATAATGATCGGAATAGCGGGATTGAGGGTTTTGATTTTTGTTAAGGCCTCCAGCCCGGAGACCCTTATCATGCGAACATCCATTAAGATCAGGTCAAAAGGCTGTTTTTGGACCTTTTCAACGGCAGCATCACCATCATCCGCCTCAACGGTAGAGTATCCCCATCCAGCAAAAAGCGTTTGTAACATAATGCGGTGGGTCCGATCATCATCTACGATCAGTACAATGTTTTTTGATTTCATGAAAATTAAACCTCATTGTTGACAAGTTTGCAAAAAGTCTTTTCGCAGCGAATTGAAGCATTTTGGGAAAAAGATGGTGGTAGTGACCGGCGTTAAGAAAATCTAACTGTTTGAGTGCGTTAGCACGAGTTTTAGATTGTAGGGTCGGGTTTTACACCCGACCGCAAACGGTGGCATATAAAATGCCACCCTACAGAATTGATTTGTCAATCGATTTATCAATGGTCCCCAAAATGGTTCTGAGCGAAGAAAA contains these protein-coding regions:
- a CDS encoding sigma-54 dependent transcriptional regulator, which codes for MKSKNIVLIVDDDRTHRIMLQTLFAGWGYSTVEADDGDAAVEKVQKQPFDLILMDVRMIRVSGLEALTKIKTLNPAIPIIIMTAYSSVESAVEALKNGAYDYLTKPLNFDELRFTMERAMDHRQLSEENRLLRESLSSQFDRQNIIGRSDAMAKLMETVAQVAPSDATVLITGESGTGKELIAGSIHFNSPRKEGPFVKINCAAITETLLESEFFGHEKGAFTGANRRKEGKFRQADGGSLFLDEISEMSLAMQSKLLRVLQELEITRVGGEEVIKVDVRVIAATNKELLQEIGAGRFREDLFYRLNVITLNVSSLRERKEDIPLLAQHFLKIFAEKNHKKIKGFTPHAMDRLLKYEWPGNVRELINTVERGVVLSRSEYLDEHDISLIVRDEDEVSLQGEMSGNLPLEEVEKAAILKTLELVEGNKSEAARRLGITRKTLHKKLRKYQVM